A window of the Sphingomonas piscis genome harbors these coding sequences:
- a CDS encoding L,D-transpeptidase family protein produces MTARFTSLAILSVMTSSAALAIQTPAPVPIAPAQPQASSPQDPLAPAPIQLPPPMWQAGDAQQLLDYIGRVAGEGLNPINYDPAGLAAAIRSQDPVAISAAANDRFNRLSSDLALGYVPRKERKDWYVKDPDLSSEQRDALLRSALAQHRVAEALDGLLPTHPQYGALKNALKLAGAGDVAKANRIKLNMERWRWLPRELGDKYIIVNVPGFYATLVENGQNRWKQRAIAGATKTPTPQLSVMATGVVANPSWEVPPSITREVAGKPGYVPVKKDGKIIRWSQPPGPSNALGQLKFVMYNPHNIYLHDTNARSRFSSRMRALSHGCIRTENILDLASELLADDGGEWTPDKFQEVLAAKKTKQLNFVKPLPVYIVYFSVAALNDGRIVDYSDMYARDGKVLASLQAPRGLAPKTQVAAR; encoded by the coding sequence ATGACGGCGCGCTTCACTTCCTTGGCCATTTTGTCGGTCATGACGTCATCGGCGGCACTGGCGATCCAGACGCCGGCGCCGGTTCCCATTGCGCCGGCTCAGCCTCAGGCGAGTTCACCGCAGGACCCGTTGGCGCCCGCCCCCATTCAGCTGCCGCCGCCGATGTGGCAGGCCGGCGATGCCCAGCAGTTGCTGGATTACATCGGCCGTGTCGCTGGGGAAGGTTTGAACCCCATCAACTACGATCCTGCGGGTCTCGCAGCGGCGATCCGGAGCCAGGATCCGGTCGCAATCTCGGCGGCGGCCAACGACCGCTTCAACCGGCTCTCCTCGGATCTGGCGCTCGGTTATGTGCCGCGCAAGGAGCGCAAGGACTGGTACGTCAAGGATCCGGACCTATCGTCCGAGCAGCGCGACGCGCTTCTCCGATCGGCGCTGGCCCAGCATCGGGTCGCCGAAGCGCTGGACGGGCTGCTGCCGACCCATCCGCAATATGGCGCGCTCAAGAATGCACTGAAGTTGGCGGGCGCGGGCGACGTCGCCAAGGCGAACCGGATCAAGCTCAACATGGAGCGTTGGCGCTGGCTGCCGCGCGAGCTCGGCGACAAATATATCATCGTCAACGTTCCGGGCTTCTACGCGACCCTGGTCGAGAACGGCCAGAACCGGTGGAAGCAGCGGGCGATCGCCGGTGCAACCAAGACGCCGACGCCGCAGCTGTCCGTGATGGCGACCGGCGTGGTCGCCAATCCGTCCTGGGAGGTGCCGCCGAGCATCACCAGGGAAGTCGCCGGAAAGCCTGGCTATGTGCCGGTGAAGAAGGATGGCAAGATCATCCGCTGGAGTCAGCCGCCGGGGCCGTCGAACGCGCTGGGGCAGCTGAAATTCGTGATGTACAATCCGCACAATATCTACCTGCATGACACCAACGCCCGCAGCCGCTTCTCCAGTCGCATGCGGGCGCTGAGCCATGGCTGCATCCGCACCGAGAACATCCTCGACCTGGCAAGCGAGCTGCTGGCCGACGATGGCGGCGAGTGGACGCCGGACAAGTTCCAGGAGGTGTTGGCCGCCAAGAAGACGAAGCAGCTGAACTTCGTGAAGCCGCTGCCGGTCTACATCGTCTATTTCAGCGTCGCGGCGCTCAACGACGGGCGGATCGTGGACTATAGCGACATGTATGCGCGCGACGGCAAGGTGCTGGCGTCGCTTCAGGCGCCGCGTGGATTGGCGCCGAAGACGCAGGTTGCGGCGCGTTAG
- a CDS encoding murein L,D-transpeptidase catalytic domain family protein, whose protein sequence is MLSSAARPQFGGPINIITGTGPMTRPLPAQPRAPLAPQGVDPALFQRAKAALDQHRIAARDSIGIVDFSLASRDPRFHVVDLRSGAVESYRVAHGKGSDQAHSGYLDHFSNVFGSEASSNGTYTTGDYYHGKYGLSMKVHGHDWSNNNAEARAIVIHNAWYAEPEVIEAHGKLGRSQGCFAFSRDDQWAIMRKLAGGRMIYADKLAAA, encoded by the coding sequence ATGCTCTCGTCCGCCGCTCGCCCGCAGTTCGGCGGTCCGATCAACATCATCACCGGCACGGGTCCGATGACCCGTCCGCTGCCGGCCCAGCCGCGCGCGCCCCTGGCGCCGCAGGGCGTCGATCCGGCCCTGTTCCAGCGTGCCAAGGCAGCGCTCGACCAGCATCGCATCGCCGCGAGGGATAGCATCGGCATCGTCGATTTCTCGCTCGCATCGCGCGACCCCCGCTTCCACGTCGTCGACCTGCGCAGCGGTGCGGTGGAAAGCTACCGCGTCGCTCACGGCAAGGGCTCGGATCAGGCCCACAGCGGTTATCTCGACCATTTCTCGAACGTGTTCGGGTCCGAAGCATCGTCCAATGGCACCTACACGACGGGCGATTATTACCACGGCAAGTATGGCCTTTCGATGAAGGTCCATGGCCACGACTGGTCGAACAACAATGCCGAGGCGCGCGCCATCGTCATCCACAATGCCTGGTATGCCGAACCGGAAGTGATCGAGGCTCACGGCAAGCTTGGCCGCAGCCAAGGCTGCTTCGCCTTCAGCCGCGACGATCAGTGGGCGATCATGCGCAAGCTCGCGGGCGGCCGAATGATTTATGCCGATAAACTTGCTGCCGCTTAA
- the rpsU gene encoding 30S ribosomal protein S21, with protein MQIIVRDNNVEQALRALKKKLQREGVYREMKLRRHYEKPSEKRARERAAAIRRARKLERKRVEREGAR; from the coding sequence ATGCAGATCATCGTTCGCGATAACAATGTCGAGCAAGCGCTGCGCGCGCTCAAGAAGAAGCTGCAGCGCGAGGGCGTGTATCGCGAGATGAAGCTCCGCCGTCATTACGAGAAGCCGTCGGAAAAGCGCGCTCGTGAGCGTGCCGCCGCGATCCGCCGCGCCCGTAAGCTCGAGCGCAAGCGCGTCGAGCGCGAAGGCGCGCGCTAA
- a CDS encoding FKBP-type peptidyl-prolyl cis-trans isomerase, with amino-acid sequence MSAATADSPKARRSGGLKLWLGLLTVIAAGVALAWFGAGSLRPVVTQSGLEFRVIKEGSGGPITDQDAAMIDYVLTGDDGTVIDSSQGRQPQPFVTAGVFPGFAEAMRRMQEGGQYNFKMPLRLAFPDGKAPPGFPSKTQNLTFDVRVQKIVRNGAAMAAMMQQQQQ; translated from the coding sequence ATGTCCGCAGCCACCGCTGATTCGCCAAAGGCACGCCGTTCGGGCGGCCTGAAGCTTTGGCTCGGCCTCCTGACCGTGATTGCTGCCGGCGTTGCGCTGGCCTGGTTCGGCGCGGGATCCTTGCGCCCCGTGGTCACTCAGAGCGGCCTCGAGTTCCGGGTCATCAAGGAAGGTTCGGGCGGGCCGATCACCGACCAGGATGCGGCGATGATCGATTATGTGCTGACCGGCGACGACGGAACGGTGATTGACAGCAGCCAGGGCCGCCAGCCCCAGCCGTTCGTCACCGCGGGCGTCTTCCCGGGCTTCGCCGAAGCGATGCGGCGGATGCAGGAAGGCGGGCAGTACAACTTCAAGATGCCGCTTCGGCTGGCCTTTCCGGACGGCAAGGCGCCCCCGGGGTTCCCATCCAAAACCCAGAACCTGACGTTCGACGTTCGGGTTCAAAAGATCGTGCGCAACGGCGCGGCCATGGCCGCGATGATGCAGCAACAGCAGCAGTAA
- a CDS encoding AI-2E family transporter, translated as MAESPPTVEPHVEQPGPAEFRDPLLREELRRASVWIGLALVVAGVIFLAQPLLLILGGLVFGVVLDGGARALGRFLPIGRGWRLSLAILIGIGFVAWVFYYAGTTFAAQAGALRMVVETQALKLYAWAQNAGLITDPTPGTIGQQLMGSVGRLTTAVGSALGALTSALLIFVIGIFIAIEPRLYDRGVAWMLPLRHRDHFYRITNRVGFTLRRLLFGRIVGMIFEGLFTWFMLAWVSRLIGIGPIPMAALLGLITGILAFIPNIGAIVSGLLMVAVGFSAGPNEGFFAIFVYFAVQNIDGYLVLPYIARRTVDLAPAIVLAAQLILGALFGFLGLLLADSILASLKVTLQELSKERSAEKGEGPELVGGNPAA; from the coding sequence ATGGCGGAGTCGCCGCCGACGGTTGAACCGCACGTCGAGCAGCCCGGCCCTGCCGAATTCCGCGATCCCTTGTTGCGGGAGGAGCTTCGCCGCGCCTCCGTCTGGATCGGCCTGGCACTCGTCGTCGCCGGCGTCATCTTCCTTGCCCAGCCGCTGCTGCTGATCCTCGGCGGGCTGGTGTTCGGCGTCGTGCTGGACGGCGGGGCTCGGGCGCTCGGTCGATTCCTGCCGATCGGCCGCGGCTGGCGGCTTTCGCTGGCGATCCTGATCGGTATCGGCTTCGTCGCCTGGGTTTTTTACTACGCCGGGACGACCTTCGCGGCGCAGGCGGGCGCACTCCGCATGGTCGTCGAAACCCAGGCACTGAAGCTATACGCCTGGGCGCAGAACGCCGGGCTTATCACGGACCCGACGCCCGGCACCATCGGTCAGCAGTTGATGGGCTCGGTGGGCCGCCTGACCACCGCGGTCGGCAGCGCGCTTGGAGCACTCACCAGCGCCCTGCTCATTTTCGTCATCGGCATCTTCATCGCCATCGAACCGCGCCTTTACGATCGCGGGGTCGCCTGGATGCTGCCGCTTCGGCACCGCGACCATTTCTACCGCATCACCAACCGCGTCGGCTTCACCCTTCGCCGCCTCCTGTTCGGCCGCATCGTCGGGATGATCTTCGAAGGCCTGTTCACCTGGTTCATGCTGGCCTGGGTCAGCCGCCTGATCGGCATCGGTCCGATCCCCATGGCGGCACTGCTCGGCCTCATCACCGGGATCCTCGCCTTCATCCCCAACATCGGCGCGATCGTGTCGGGCTTGCTGATGGTGGCGGTCGGCTTCAGCGCCGGGCCCAACGAGGGCTTCTTCGCCATCTTCGTCTACTTCGCGGTGCAGAATATCGACGGCTATCTGGTGCTGCCCTACATCGCGCGCCGAACGGTCGACCTCGCGCCGGCAATAGTCCTCGCCGCGCAGCTGATCCTCGGCGCCTTGTTCGGATTCCTGGGATTGCTGCTCGCCGATTCGATTCTGGCGTCGCTGAAGGTGACCTTGCAGGAATTAAGCAAGGAGCGCTCGGCGGAGAAAGGCGAAGGCCCGGAACTGGTCGGCGGCAACCCGGCCGCCTGA
- the lepB gene encoding signal peptidase I: MTDTATDVTAKSDAAVPAKRESKGSAVWRELKGLLWVLLAVLAFHSFVAKPFYIPSESMMPALLKGDRLVVTKYPYGWSFVSPTIPNPAAIFRSLVLGTGEGWGVTLPFEKGRLFGKMPKRGDIVIVTPPGANEDYIKRVIGLPGDTIEVRAGRLILNGTPVQAQRRPNALIPVDANIPCSDKFPGFDVTGSDGKQYCSLPIVRETLPGGPTYDTVDLTPVSTGDNYPATVVPADHLFLMGDNRDSSADSRFALEEQGLGGPVPWENIGGRAEFITFSLDGTTSLFNPASWFTSFRSGRAGNSLRGSAN; this comes from the coding sequence TTGACCGACACTGCGACGGATGTGACCGCCAAGAGTGATGCGGCGGTCCCGGCCAAGCGGGAGTCCAAGGGCTCTGCCGTGTGGCGGGAGCTCAAGGGCCTGCTGTGGGTGCTGCTGGCGGTCCTCGCCTTCCACAGCTTCGTTGCCAAGCCCTTCTACATTCCGTCGGAATCGATGATGCCGGCTTTGCTGAAAGGCGACCGGCTGGTGGTCACCAAATATCCCTACGGCTGGTCGTTCGTGTCGCCGACCATCCCCAATCCGGCGGCGATCTTCCGCTCGCTCGTGCTCGGCACCGGCGAGGGCTGGGGCGTGACCCTCCCGTTCGAAAAGGGCAGGCTGTTCGGCAAGATGCCCAAGCGCGGCGACATCGTCATCGTCACGCCACCGGGCGCCAACGAGGATTATATCAAGCGCGTGATCGGGCTGCCCGGCGACACGATCGAGGTCCGCGCGGGCCGCCTGATCCTCAACGGAACGCCGGTCCAGGCGCAGCGCCGGCCCAATGCCCTGATCCCTGTCGACGCAAACATCCCCTGTTCCGACAAATTCCCGGGCTTTGACGTCACCGGCTCCGACGGCAAACAATATTGCAGCCTGCCCATCGTCCGCGAGACGCTGCCCGGCGGACCCACCTATGACACGGTGGACCTGACCCCCGTCAGCACGGGGGACAATTACCCCGCGACGGTAGTGCCCGCCGACCACCTGTTCCTGATGGGCGACAATCGCGACAGCAGCGCCGACAGCCGCTTCGCGCTCGAGGAGCAAGGCCTTGGTGGTCCGGTGCCCTGGGAGAATATCGGCGGGCGCGCGGAGTTCATCACTTTCTCGCTCGACGGCACCACCAGCCTGTTCAACCCGGCCAGCTGGTTCACTTCCTTCCGCTCCGGCCGCGCCGGCAACTCGCTTCGCGGCTCGGCCAACTGA
- the acpS gene encoding holo-ACP synthase — MIVGLGSDLCNIERIQNSLDRFGERFLHRVFTETERAKAASRPFTMAGTLAKRFAAKEAFSKAVGTGFKHGVFMKDIGVVNAPSGAPTLKLAGGAAARVDALAPEGHAIDIHLTMTDDHPWAQAFVILYARKMEL, encoded by the coding sequence GTGATCGTCGGCCTCGGCTCCGACCTGTGCAACATCGAGCGGATCCAGAATTCACTCGACCGCTTCGGAGAGCGCTTCCTTCACCGCGTCTTCACGGAGACCGAGCGCGCCAAGGCCGCATCCCGCCCGTTCACCATGGCCGGAACCCTCGCCAAGCGCTTCGCCGCCAAGGAGGCGTTTTCCAAGGCGGTCGGCACCGGCTTCAAGCACGGCGTCTTCATGAAGGACATCGGCGTCGTCAACGCACCGTCCGGCGCGCCCACCCTGAAGCTCGCCGGAGGCGCCGCGGCGCGGGTTGACGCCCTTGCGCCGGAGGGCCACGCAATCGACATACATCTGACCATGACCGACGATCACCCCTGGGCGCAGGCCTTCGTCATTCTCTACGCACGCAAGATGGAGCTTTGA
- a CDS encoding pyridoxine 5'-phosphate synthase encodes MTRLRLGVNIDHVATIRNARGGAHPDPVRAAHAAARAGADGITAHLREDRRHITDADIARLMGEIDLPLNLEMAATEEMLTIALRHRPHAACIVPEKREERTTEGGLDAAGQFEALKRFVGELGGAGIRVSLFIEPSDRQVDAALRLQAPVVEFHTGSYADADGEDRTNELKRVTDAAALAAKNGIEPHAGHGLTYDNVVPVAAIPQLAELNIGHFLIGEAIFTGIDASVIRMRELMDAAR; translated from the coding sequence GTGACCAGGCTCCGCCTCGGCGTGAACATCGATCACGTTGCCACCATTCGCAATGCCCGGGGCGGCGCGCACCCCGATCCGGTGCGGGCCGCCCATGCCGCCGCAAGGGCCGGCGCCGACGGAATCACCGCCCATCTCCGCGAGGATCGCCGCCACATTACTGACGCGGATATCGCCCGGCTCATGGGCGAAATCGACCTGCCGCTGAACCTGGAAATGGCAGCCACCGAGGAGATGCTCACCATCGCGCTGCGCCACCGTCCGCACGCCGCCTGCATCGTTCCCGAAAAGCGCGAGGAGCGAACCACGGAAGGTGGCCTCGACGCTGCCGGTCAGTTCGAGGCGCTGAAGCGCTTCGTCGGCGAGCTTGGCGGCGCCGGCATCCGGGTCAGCCTGTTCATCGAACCATCCGACCGCCAGGTCGACGCTGCCTTGCGCCTTCAGGCGCCGGTCGTCGAATTCCACACCGGCAGCTATGCCGATGCGGATGGCGAAGATCGGACAAACGAGTTGAAGCGGGTGACGGACGCAGCGGCGCTTGCCGCCAAGAACGGCATCGAGCCGCACGCGGGCCACGGCCTCACCTACGATAATGTCGTGCCGGTTGCCGCCATTCCGCAGCTGGCCGAACTCAACATCGGCCATTTCCTGATCGGCGAAGCGATCTTCACCGGCATCGACGCCAGCGTCATCCGGATGCGCGAGCTGATGGACGCGGCGCGGTGA
- the pyrE gene encoding orotate phosphoribosyltransferase: MTDDEVLNEFRAADALLEGHFILSSGLRSPKYLQCARVLMDGARAERLAKALAAKLPAEVGNAVDAVVSPAMGGVIIGHEMGRALGKPAMFVERPQGTFELRRGFRLDPGARVLMVEDVVTTGLSSREAIKAIEQAGGRVVGACSLVDRSGGTADLGVPYTALIRIDVPTYDADSLPAELAAIPAIKPGSRAAA; this comes from the coding sequence ATGACCGACGACGAGGTGCTGAACGAGTTCCGCGCGGCCGACGCGCTCCTCGAAGGCCACTTCATCCTCTCCTCCGGCCTACGCAGCCCCAAATACCTTCAGTGCGCCCGAGTGCTGATGGACGGCGCGCGCGCGGAGCGACTGGCGAAGGCACTGGCCGCCAAGCTGCCGGCCGAGGTCGGTAACGCCGTCGACGCCGTCGTCTCACCGGCGATGGGCGGAGTCATCATCGGCCATGAAATGGGCCGCGCGCTGGGCAAGCCCGCCATGTTCGTCGAGCGCCCTCAAGGCACGTTCGAACTTCGCCGCGGCTTCCGCCTCGATCCGGGCGCGCGCGTGCTGATGGTGGAAGACGTGGTCACCACCGGCCTTTCCTCCCGTGAAGCCATCAAGGCCATCGAGCAGGCGGGCGGCAGGGTGGTCGGCGCCTGCTCATTGGTCGACCGTTCGGGCGGAACCGCCGATCTTGGTGTCCCTTACACCGCACTCATTCGCATCGACGTTCCCACCTATGATGCCGATTCCCTGCCGGCGGAACTTGCGGCCATTCCCGCCATCAAGCCCGGCAGTCGGGCCGCGGCGTGA
- the coxB gene encoding cytochrome c oxidase subunit II, whose amino-acid sequence MKLFGWAIVLAAAGLTPAAAQEPQASAQAAAPQAGAPATPAAQPAVALPEGSPTSPRAVAQQPGGAADPAAGTPSAPAQADANVLPDSPLVGVPNGGKGIQEQVTAIGQEAAAFHNNWLLLLCVLISIVVLVLLVYAMVKFRRSANPIPSRNSHNTVIEVIWTVVPVLILVAIAIPSMRLLRHQYSPPKADLTVKVIGNQWYWTYQYPDNGGVEIVSNMLKEQGDVPAGQRFRTDKDGPRLLAVDERLVIPAGKVVKFIVTSNDVIHAFWIPAFWNKIDANPGQLNETWVKVDKPGVYFGQCTELCGARHAYMPISVEVVPQDQFNRWMAAKGGTIAGARPAATPAAAPATGGTAGLPVPPPPATPGTVQGNPAPAPTNPDVANRATTSN is encoded by the coding sequence ATGAAACTGTTTGGATGGGCGATTGTCCTGGCTGCGGCTGGGCTGACACCTGCAGCGGCGCAGGAGCCGCAGGCTTCGGCGCAAGCGGCAGCACCGCAAGCGGGCGCGCCGGCGACGCCGGCCGCGCAGCCGGCAGTCGCTTTGCCTGAAGGTAGCCCGACGAGCCCCCGTGCCGTGGCGCAGCAGCCGGGCGGCGCGGCCGATCCGGCCGCCGGCACGCCTTCCGCGCCCGCCCAGGCCGATGCGAATGTGCTTCCGGACTCGCCGCTGGTCGGCGTTCCAAACGGTGGCAAGGGCATTCAGGAGCAGGTGACCGCGATCGGTCAGGAAGCCGCCGCCTTTCACAACAATTGGCTGCTGCTTCTGTGCGTGCTGATCAGCATCGTCGTCCTCGTGCTGCTGGTCTATGCGATGGTGAAGTTCCGCCGAAGCGCGAACCCGATCCCGTCGCGCAATTCGCACAACACGGTGATCGAGGTGATCTGGACGGTGGTTCCGGTCCTGATCCTGGTTGCGATCGCCATCCCCTCGATGCGCCTGCTGCGCCACCAGTATAGCCCGCCCAAGGCCGACCTCACCGTCAAGGTGATCGGCAACCAGTGGTATTGGACCTATCAGTACCCCGACAATGGCGGCGTCGAGATCGTGTCCAACATGCTCAAGGAGCAGGGCGACGTTCCGGCCGGCCAGCGCTTCCGCACCGACAAGGACGGCCCGCGCCTGCTGGCGGTCGACGAGCGGCTGGTGATCCCTGCCGGCAAGGTGGTAAAGTTCATCGTCACGTCCAACGACGTGATCCACGCCTTCTGGATCCCTGCTTTCTGGAACAAGATCGACGCCAACCCGGGTCAGCTCAACGAGACGTGGGTGAAGGTGGACAAGCCGGGTGTCTATTTCGGCCAGTGCACCGAATTGTGCGGCGCCCGCCACGCCTACATGCCGATCTCGGTCGAGGTGGTCCCGCAGGACCAGTTCAACCGCTGGATGGCAGCCAAGGGCGGCACGATTGCCGGTGCCCGGCCCGCTGCAACGCCGGCCGCCGCTCCGGCAACAGGCGGCACCGCCGGACTTCCGGTTCCGCCGCCGCCGGCAACGCCGGGCACCGTGCAGGGCAATCCTGCGCCCGCCCCGACCAACCCAGACGTCGCGAACCGCGCGACGACCAGCAATTAA
- the ctaD gene encoding cytochrome c oxidase subunit I, with translation MSTNAADALHLKAHESHDAHHDHPKLGFFARWFMSTNHKDIGTLYLIFAILAGIIGGAISGIMRAELAAPGIQILNQAWPIGAGTANFDEWTHHWNVLITAHGLIMVFFMVMPAMIGGFGNWFVPIMIGAPDMAFPRMNNISFWLLIPAFILLLGSAFVSGGTGLGAGTGWTVYAPLSTSGSAGPAVDMAIFSLHLAGASSILGAINFITTIFNMRAPGMTLHKMPLFVWSVLVTAFLLLLSLPVLAGAITMLLTDRNFGTSFFDASGGGNVVLYQHLFWFFGHPEVYIMILPGFGIVSQIIATFSRKPVFGYLGMAYAMVAIGVVGFVVWAHHMFTTGMDVNTKMYFTAATMIIAVPTGVKIFSWIATMWGGSITFETPMLWAIGFIFLFTVGGVTGVVLSNGGVDNYMHDTYYVVAHFHYVLSLGAVFALFAGFYYWFPKMSGKMYNEFLGKLHFFVMFIGVNTIFFPQHFLGLAGMPRRIPDYTEAFAYWNHISTIGYGITILGVLVFFVNIAWSLAAGKKAGDNPWGEGATTLEWTLSSPPPFHQFETLPVIEDTKHH, from the coding sequence ATGAGCACCAACGCTGCAGACGCGCTCCACCTCAAGGCTCACGAGAGCCATGACGCGCATCACGACCATCCCAAGCTGGGCTTCTTCGCCCGCTGGTTCATGTCGACGAACCACAAGGACATCGGTACGCTCTACCTGATCTTCGCGATCCTTGCCGGCATCATCGGCGGCGCCATCTCGGGCATCATGCGGGCCGAGCTTGCGGCGCCGGGCATCCAGATCCTCAACCAGGCCTGGCCAATCGGCGCGGGCACGGCGAACTTCGACGAGTGGACCCACCACTGGAACGTGCTGATCACCGCGCACGGCCTGATCATGGTCTTCTTCATGGTCATGCCGGCGATGATCGGCGGATTCGGCAACTGGTTCGTGCCGATCATGATCGGGGCGCCGGACATGGCCTTCCCGCGCATGAACAACATCTCGTTCTGGCTGCTGATCCCCGCCTTCATCCTGCTCCTGGGATCGGCCTTCGTGAGCGGCGGCACCGGCCTTGGCGCCGGCACCGGCTGGACGGTCTATGCGCCGCTTTCCACATCGGGCTCGGCAGGTCCGGCGGTCGACATGGCGATCTTCTCGCTCCACCTTGCGGGCGCCAGTTCGATCCTGGGCGCGATCAACTTCATCACCACCATCTTCAACATGCGCGCGCCGGGCATGACCCTGCACAAAATGCCGCTGTTCGTCTGGTCGGTGCTGGTCACCGCCTTCCTGCTGCTCTTGTCGCTGCCGGTTCTGGCGGGTGCGATCACCATGCTGCTGACCGACCGCAATTTCGGCACCAGCTTCTTCGACGCCTCGGGCGGCGGCAACGTCGTCCTCTACCAGCACCTCTTCTGGTTCTTCGGTCACCCCGAAGTGTACATTATGATCCTGCCGGGCTTCGGCATCGTCAGCCAGATCATCGCGACCTTCAGCCGCAAGCCGGTGTTCGGCTATCTCGGCATGGCCTACGCCATGGTCGCGATCGGCGTCGTCGGCTTCGTCGTGTGGGCGCACCACATGTTCACGACCGGCATGGACGTGAACACCAAGATGTACTTCACGGCAGCGACCATGATCATCGCGGTCCCGACCGGCGTGAAGATCTTCAGCTGGATCGCCACCATGTGGGGCGGCTCGATCACTTTCGAGACGCCGATGCTGTGGGCGATCGGCTTCATCTTCCTGTTCACGGTCGGCGGCGTTACCGGCGTCGTGCTGTCGAACGGCGGTGTCGATAACTACATGCACGACACCTACTACGTCGTTGCGCACTTCCACTATGTGCTGTCGCTCGGCGCGGTGTTCGCGCTGTTCGCCGGCTTCTATTACTGGTTCCCGAAGATGAGCGGGAAGATGTACAACGAGTTCCTCGGCAAGCTTCACTTCTTCGTGATGTTCATCGGCGTGAACACCATCTTCTTCCCGCAGCACTTCCTTGGCCTAGCCGGCATGCCGCGTCGTATCCCGGACTATACGGAGGCCTTCGCCTACTGGAACCACATCTCGACGATCGGTTACGGGATTACGATCCTTGGCGTCCTGGTCTTCTTCGTGAACATCGCCTGGTCGCTGGCGGCCGGTAAAAAGGCGGGCGACAATCCGTGGGGTGAGGGTGCGACAACGCTGGAATGGACCCTATCCAGCCCACCGCCGTTCCACCAGTTCGAGACCCTTCCAGTCATCGAAGACACCAAGCACCACTAA
- a CDS encoding peptidylprolyl isomerase: MTYRLLLAALLGASAAPLFAQAAPAPAAEAPKDDLVRVALDTSAGRIVIAVDRGHAPVTAKNFLSYVDSGKFVGESFYRAMPLTGGGLIQAGITSDARKLGKAIAHEPPSQTGLSHVRGAVSMASNAPGTAQSDFFILTVDVPSFDQSFAPFGRVVEGMDVVEKIMASPVSPTKGEGAMKGQMLEPVVKIRAAKRLP, translated from the coding sequence ATGACCTACCGACTCCTGCTCGCCGCGCTGCTCGGCGCTTCCGCTGCACCTCTCTTTGCGCAAGCCGCGCCCGCGCCTGCGGCCGAGGCTCCGAAGGACGATCTCGTCCGCGTCGCCCTGGACACATCTGCGGGCCGCATCGTCATCGCCGTCGACCGCGGCCACGCGCCGGTCACCGCCAAGAACTTCCTGTCCTACGTCGACAGCGGCAAGTTCGTCGGCGAAAGCTTCTACCGCGCGATGCCGCTGACCGGCGGCGGATTGATTCAGGCCGGCATCACCTCCGACGCGCGCAAGCTCGGCAAGGCGATCGCCCATGAACCGCCAAGCCAGACCGGCCTCAGCCATGTGCGCGGGGCGGTGTCGATGGCGTCTAATGCGCCTGGCACCGCCCAGTCGGACTTCTTCATCCTGACGGTCGACGTGCCCTCGTTCGACCAGTCCTTCGCCCCATTCGGCCGCGTGGTCGAAGGCATGGACGTGGTCGAGAAGATCATGGCTTCGCCCGTATCGCCTACCAAGGGCGAAGGCGCGATGAAGGGTCAGATGCTGGAGCCGGTGGTCAAGATCAGGGCAGCCAAACGCCTTCCCTGA
- the mce gene encoding methylmalonyl-CoA epimerase, with amino-acid sequence MKLGCLNHVGVATPSIEQSLELYRTLFSAEPHGAPFDLPAQGVRVCFIDTPNSQIELIEPLGPDSPIAKFLEKNPLGGQHHICFEVPDIHAARAEFEAKGARVLGEPRLGAHGTLVFFVHPKDMGGMLTEIMEAPAH; translated from the coding sequence GTGAAACTCGGCTGTCTCAATCACGTCGGCGTAGCCACGCCCTCCATCGAGCAGAGCCTCGAACTGTACCGCACCCTGTTCAGCGCCGAGCCCCACGGCGCGCCCTTCGATCTTCCGGCGCAGGGCGTCCGTGTCTGTTTCATCGACACTCCCAACAGCCAGATCGAACTCATCGAACCACTCGGCCCCGACTCGCCCATTGCCAAGTTCCTCGAGAAGAACCCGCTCGGCGGGCAGCATCATATCTGCTTCGAGGTGCCGGACATCCATGCCGCCAGGGCCGAGTTCGAGGCCAAGGGCGCGCGGGTGTTGGGCGAACCCCGCCTTGGGGCCCATGGCACCCTCGTCTTCTTCGTCCACCCCAAGGACATGGGCGGTATGCTGACCGAGATCATGGAAGCGCCGGCCCATTAG